One genomic segment of Actinoplanes ianthinogenes includes these proteins:
- the asnB gene encoding asparagine synthase (glutamine-hydrolyzing), whose amino-acid sequence MCGLSAYFSSRSDAGPLDGAGAAAFAAALATMRHRGPDDTQIVHGDGYALGFNRLAIIDREQSVQPLHYADRWSVVFNGEIYNYQELRAELIREHGASFATHGDTEVLAAAFHYWGEAALPRLRGMFAFVAYDHRTGTVHAARDAFGIKPLYLLETADGLWLASERKALDPFAAPAGGALNTDALGHYLTFQYVPDPMSLHRHIRRLPPGHRLVWTPGGGVREHRWFRPSLRPLRLQPEVAHQAIQDALRASVRKHLHAEVPVGTFLSSGVDSSAVAALAAEARPGIHAFTAGFAADGYSEIDVAQDTARQLGIPLTPTVVTDEQVLAELPRIVQLLDDPVADPSLIPLYFLARTASQFVTVVLSGEGADELFGGYTIYREPLSLATVDKLPPSLKRGLHHLAHVLPEGVKGRSFLERGTTPIEQRYYGNARIFDPEEKARLMRFTAEPHTAITAHLYAETADVDEVASMQYVDLHTWLPGDILVKADRMSMAHSLELRVPFLDQQVYAAAAGLATDLKLPHGSRTTKAALREAMRGIVPESVRDRAKLGFPTPTRLWLRGQIGDWVDHLLATSQTGHLLDLEYARGLLAEHRAGVADRSRKVWTVAMFCLWHAITVERTITVPPSHQPPAPFLPAQPVPAGFPQPEEITVAY is encoded by the coding sequence ATGTGCGGTCTGAGCGCATACTTCAGCAGCCGATCGGATGCCGGGCCGCTGGACGGCGCGGGCGCGGCAGCCTTCGCCGCGGCATTGGCGACGATGCGGCACCGGGGGCCCGACGACACCCAGATCGTGCACGGCGACGGTTACGCGCTGGGGTTCAACCGGCTCGCGATCATCGACCGGGAGCAGTCGGTGCAGCCGTTGCACTACGCGGACCGCTGGTCGGTGGTGTTCAACGGGGAGATCTACAACTACCAGGAGCTGCGGGCCGAGCTGATCCGGGAGCACGGGGCGAGTTTCGCCACGCACGGCGACACCGAGGTGCTCGCGGCCGCGTTCCACTACTGGGGTGAGGCGGCGCTGCCGCGGCTGCGCGGGATGTTCGCCTTCGTCGCCTACGACCACCGGACCGGGACGGTGCACGCGGCCCGCGACGCGTTCGGCATCAAGCCGCTGTATCTGCTCGAGACCGCGGACGGGTTGTGGCTGGCCAGCGAGCGCAAGGCGCTCGACCCGTTCGCGGCGCCGGCCGGTGGGGCGCTGAACACCGACGCGCTCGGGCACTACCTGACCTTCCAGTACGTGCCGGACCCGATGAGCCTGCACCGGCACATCCGGCGGCTGCCGCCCGGGCACCGCCTGGTGTGGACGCCCGGCGGCGGGGTGCGCGAACACCGCTGGTTCCGCCCGTCGCTGCGGCCGCTGCGGCTGCAGCCCGAGGTGGCGCACCAGGCCATCCAGGACGCGCTGCGCGCCAGCGTCCGCAAGCACCTGCACGCCGAGGTCCCGGTCGGCACGTTCCTCTCCTCCGGCGTCGACTCGTCCGCCGTCGCCGCCCTGGCCGCCGAGGCCCGCCCGGGCATCCACGCGTTCACCGCCGGGTTCGCCGCCGACGGGTACTCGGAGATCGACGTCGCCCAGGACACCGCCCGGCAGCTGGGCATCCCGCTGACCCCGACGGTGGTCACCGACGAGCAGGTGCTCGCCGAGCTGCCCCGGATCGTGCAGCTGCTCGACGACCCGGTCGCCGACCCGTCGCTGATCCCGCTGTACTTTCTGGCCCGGACCGCCTCCCAGTTCGTGACCGTGGTGCTCTCCGGTGAGGGCGCCGACGAGCTGTTCGGCGGCTACACGATCTATCGCGAGCCGCTGTCGCTGGCCACCGTGGACAAGCTGCCCCCGAGTCTCAAGCGCGGGCTGCACCATCTGGCCCACGTGCTGCCCGAGGGTGTGAAGGGCCGCTCGTTCCTGGAGCGCGGCACCACCCCGATCGAGCAGCGCTATTACGGCAACGCCCGGATCTTCGACCCGGAGGAGAAGGCCCGGCTCATGCGCTTCACCGCGGAGCCGCACACCGCGATCACCGCCCATCTGTACGCCGAGACCGCCGACGTGGACGAGGTGGCGTCCATGCAGTACGTCGACCTGCACACCTGGCTGCCCGGCGACATCCTGGTCAAGGCCGACCGGATGAGCATGGCGCACAGCCTGGAGCTCCGGGTCCCGTTCCTGGACCAGCAGGTGTACGCCGCCGCGGCCGGCCTGGCCACCGATCTGAAGCTGCCCCACGGCTCCCGCACGACCAAGGCCGCCCTGCGGGAAGCGATGCGCGGGATCGTCCCGGAGTCGGTGCGCGACCGCGCCAAGCTGGGCTTCCCCACGCCGACCCGGCTGTGGCTCCGAGGGCAGATCGGGGATTGGGTCGACCACCTGCTGGCGACGTCGCAGACCGGTCACTTGCTGGACCTGGAGTATGCCCGGGGCCTGCTCGCCGAACACCGCGCGGGGGTGGCGGACCGCTCCCGCAAGGTGTGGACGGTGGCGATGTTCTGCCTCTGGCACGCCATCACCGTGGAACGCACCATCACGGTCCCTCCGTCGCACCAGCCCCCGGCCCCGTTCCTCCCGGCGCAGCCGGTCCCCGCCGGGTTCCCGCAGCCGGAAGAGATCACCGTCGCCTACTGA
- a CDS encoding bifunctional nuclease family protein: MRELSVVGVRVELPSNQPIVLLREVDGDRYLPIWIGAVEATAIAYEQQGVKPARPLTHDLLRDILAALQQPLKAVEITELKDNVFYADLLIGDNLRVSARPSDSIALALRVGAPIRCADQVLTEAGIVIPDEQEDEVEKFREFLDQVRPEDFAG, encoded by the coding sequence GTGCGCGAGCTGAGCGTGGTCGGGGTCCGGGTGGAGCTGCCCAGCAACCAGCCGATCGTGTTGCTGCGGGAAGTCGACGGTGACCGGTACCTGCCGATCTGGATCGGCGCGGTGGAGGCGACCGCGATCGCCTACGAGCAGCAGGGTGTGAAACCGGCCCGGCCGCTGACCCACGATCTGCTGCGGGACATCCTGGCGGCGCTCCAGCAGCCGCTGAAAGCGGTGGAGATCACCGAGCTGAAGGACAACGTCTTCTACGCCGACCTGCTGATCGGGGACAACCTGCGGGTGTCGGCCCGGCCCAGCGACTCGATCGCCCTGGCGTTGCGGGTGGGTGCGCCGATCCGGTGCGCCGATCAGGTGCTGACCGAGGCCGGGATCGTCATCCCGGACGAGCAGGAGGACGAGGTGGAGAAATTCCGCGAGTTCCTCGATCAGGTGCGACCAGAGGACTTCGCCGGCTAG
- a CDS encoding MerR family transcriptional regulator: MHEQPLEGPLVGEDGSVGYRGVTACQAVGISYRQLDYWARTTLVVPSVRDASGSGTSRLYSFRDLVVLKVVKRLLDAGVSLQNIRRAIETLRSHGVEDLAGITLISDGTTVYECRSPEEVVDLLQGGQGVFGIAIGGAFKEIQGSLSHLPAEPAAPQPADEATGEPVAGDELAARRARRRAG, encoded by the coding sequence GTGCACGAGCAGCCTCTTGAAGGCCCACTCGTCGGCGAGGACGGCTCGGTCGGCTATCGCGGAGTGACGGCATGCCAGGCGGTCGGGATCAGCTACCGCCAGCTCGACTACTGGGCCCGGACCACCCTGGTGGTGCCGAGCGTGCGGGACGCCTCCGGCTCCGGCACATCCCGCCTCTACTCGTTCCGTGACCTGGTCGTCCTCAAGGTCGTCAAGCGTCTGCTGGACGCCGGGGTGTCGTTGCAGAACATCCGTCGCGCGATCGAGACGCTGCGCTCGCACGGGGTCGAGGACCTGGCCGGGATCACGCTGATCTCGGACGGCACCACGGTGTACGAGTGCCGCTCGCCGGAGGAGGTCGTCGACCTGCTCCAGGGCGGGCAGGGCGTGTTCGGCATCGCGATCGGCGGCGCGTTCAAGGAGATTCAGGGTTCGCTGTCGCACCTGCCCGCCGAGCCGGCCGCCCCGCAGCCGGCCGACGAGGCGACCGGGGAACCGGTGGCGGGTGACGAGCTCGCGGCCAGGAGGGCTCGCCGGCGTGCCGGCTGA